Below is a genomic region from Triticum dicoccoides isolate Atlit2015 ecotype Zavitan chromosome 5A, WEW_v2.0, whole genome shotgun sequence.
CCTACCACAACTTAATACTCCTTATTCTCTTTCAAAAATTTCAACCAACTCTTTGATAGTTTTTACATTGTAACATCTGCAACTGAACAATGCTTACAAATTTGCTTTGTTGTTTCAGTCTACGGATGTACAATGCGCTGGTGGAGACGTGCTTCAAGGACTGTGTTGACACATTCCGGAGGAAGACGCTGGACAAGCAAGAGGAGTCGTGTGTCCGCCGCTGCGCCGAGAAGTTCCTGAAGCACTCCATGAGGGTTGGCATGCGATTTGCTGAGCTTAACCAAGGCGTTGCCACACCTGACTAATCTAATGATGTGTTCCAGCCCCTTCAAGTTTCTAACATTCCCCATCTGATCAGGATCAGTTTGTAATCCTTGAAAGTTTTCAGTACTTGATGAACCCACTGCTGCTTATCATGTTATAAATAAAATTACTTGAACTACTGTATCGAATCCTTCCTCCTGTTAAGGGCCACATTGTGCTACTTAATAGATCGAAATATATCCTTCCTTTGATATCTCGTCTAGTAGAGTTGGTATTTCTGAATTTTATTTTGGTCAAATTCATGGATCTCAACTTCTTTAGTAGACTTGTTACTGGTATTGCTGTGTAATGCTGAAACATCATAGTTCAAGATCTGTAAAGGCCCCTTTTGCCTTGCCCTTTGTCGAGGCATCTACTTTTGTTCGAGAGCAAAGGATATTGGACGATGCACATAAACACATCATGCCATCAACAGCTCCATGCCTGGAGGTTTCCCATGGTCTGGGCATGATCACATTGCCTGGTTTTGGAGCTTGGTCATTGGCAGTTTGGGTGAGCAGGTTGGTCACCTTCTGCCCACTACCAGCTGTGTGCTCCAGGTGGGTGTGAATTGTTTTACATCCATGTGGGTTATGGTGGCATGTCGATGGTGAAGGAAGCTgatttgtttgcttgctctaatgcAATTATCATTGTGTCAGAACCAAGATTGTGAGTTGTTCTATGCATCCCCTTGTCCTTTTGAGCTTGCTTCTTGAGCCTTTCTCTGCACTTGTGAATTGGCTCTTGCTAATGAGGAAGAAAATGATACTCTGCAAATTAAGAGCTATGTTTCCAGAGCATTTGTGGCTATTACGTAGCGGCATCACACAAATAAAATAGAAGCAATCATTCAGTGGCAGTGGAACTGTGGAAGGAGGAATATGGCCACACAGGAAGGAGGAATATCATATGGCTTTCGTTCTGGAGACCTGT
It encodes:
- the LOC119299799 gene encoding mitochondrial import inner membrane translocase subunit Tim9; its protein translation is MDKSMLGDLDNLPDEDKMRMSAMIEQLQMRDSLRMYNALVETCFKDCVDTFRRKTLDKQEESCVRRCAEKFLKHSMRVGMRFAELNQGVATPD